The following proteins are co-located in the Haloplanus sp. HW8-1 genome:
- a CDS encoding glycosyl hydrolase family 28 protein — protein sequence MPTNNYDLNTPAEGTTDWHVPLNENFESLDSLLYQLETDGSINDGGVRHALEFSGENGGEMIQAAIDDADSSNGKNVVVVDNHGPDSNGSWLLNEAIRVPGNTCLILESTRLVLSDGSDDNILRNENIQDGDSDITILGRGTVLDHAGANQTRQNTYNDNCITLINVDSFLISGLVIRNAESRSIQTEGSSNGTIRDIQVHGRKALRTDAVHITGPATKIVVSGIIGETGDDFLAADATPNPHSAYGGGGGVSNISFSNCHYNSIKGGGLLRTASGASFVCDGIILENSTIGNGQPALRLGGNDNPDRSQHKNILVNNVFSESKGIECYHSVMNLYVSQMNAKGGLLDNDQQNMENVQLTNCVAREMTGPAIKITGGTVNNLQMTGISVHDNGTSLSTGIGFSGSSTTVSNIQASNMLFSGCDTGVSISSAVSTDSVSFDNISGEQVDNMWDVDPGDVIINNTTVESSNAELPQGDYAPGTIVVHNDSGDGTGSGTYLLTPTLNWVQISS from the coding sequence ATGCCGACCAACAACTACGACCTCAACACGCCCGCGGAGGGCACGACCGACTGGCACGTCCCGCTGAACGAGAACTTCGAGAGTCTTGATTCGCTGCTGTACCAGCTAGAGACTGACGGCTCGATTAACGACGGCGGTGTGCGGCACGCATTGGAGTTCTCGGGTGAGAACGGCGGTGAAATGATTCAAGCGGCGATTGATGATGCCGATTCATCAAACGGAAAAAACGTGGTCGTCGTGGATAACCATGGTCCGGATTCGAACGGCTCATGGTTGCTGAATGAGGCTATCCGTGTTCCGGGTAACACCTGCTTGATCTTGGAGAGTACCCGATTGGTTCTCAGCGACGGCTCCGACGATAATATTCTCCGGAATGAGAATATTCAGGACGGTGACTCTGACATTACCATCCTCGGCAGAGGGACAGTCCTTGACCACGCTGGTGCTAATCAGACTCGACAGAACACTTATAATGACAACTGTATTACATTAATCAACGTTGACTCGTTCCTGATTTCCGGTTTGGTTATCCGGAATGCGGAGTCCAGGTCGATTCAGACAGAAGGTTCATCCAACGGTACCATTCGCGATATTCAGGTGCATGGTCGTAAAGCTCTCCGAACGGACGCAGTACACATTACTGGACCGGCAACCAAGATCGTGGTTAGTGGTATCATAGGGGAGACCGGCGATGACTTCCTGGCCGCGGATGCTACTCCTAATCCTCACTCCGCCTATGGCGGCGGTGGAGGTGTATCCAATATTTCGTTCTCCAATTGTCATTATAATAGCATAAAGGGTGGTGGACTGCTTCGAACTGCATCGGGTGCATCATTTGTTTGTGATGGCATCATTCTTGAAAATTCAACAATCGGGAACGGCCAGCCAGCGTTGCGACTGGGCGGAAATGACAACCCCGACAGGAGTCAGCATAAGAATATCTTGGTCAATAATGTGTTCTCAGAATCGAAGGGCATCGAGTGCTACCATTCGGTGATGAATCTCTATGTTTCCCAAATGAATGCTAAAGGGGGTCTCTTGGATAATGACCAACAAAATATGGAAAACGTGCAACTCACGAACTGTGTTGCACGGGAAATGACTGGTCCCGCTATCAAGATTACCGGCGGTACCGTCAACAATCTCCAAATGACCGGGATCTCCGTCCATGATAACGGAACCTCCTTGTCAACAGGGATTGGTTTCTCCGGATCAAGTACCACTGTAAGCAACATCCAGGCAAGCAACATGTTATTTAGCGGATGTGATACTGGTGTCTCGATCTCCTCCGCTGTTTCCACCGATAGTGTCTCGTTTGACAATATTTCCGGTGAGCAAGTGGATAATATGTGGGACGTTGATCCTGGTGATGTCATCATAAACAATACTACTGTTGAATCCTCGAATGCCGAGTTG
- a CDS encoding DUF2206 domain-containing protein, producing MEHLAIAVTVLFGAIALLDETLVELPLVRPVVGFVFLTFATGGVVLTALGFEPSVRARSLIYTVGVGLMSVMLIGLVLNAGFLQLGLADPLSPLPLVVALSLSTIGIAVATLWYRSGPTVDDLAPDPARVCGLLREDGLQVGLVLLLPVAGVLSVVYLNGTNEAAPLLVVLAAVASVPLFAVMGFVDERYLAFAAWGTGLTILYHKTVWVGSVYGGHASTVGVYEQHVWTMSGETLLPNAVLMPAYAHVLDVGIITQTQIVMPAMVAFIPPALYVTFRDYTSPSLGYLGAAIFMFAHPFYYQYPSTPRASIPVLFLVLIGTVMSDTGTAPIVRRSLALLFAAGLAVSHYGTSYYALFALGGALLVLVQFRLFDRVAESIAAKRAVADGSGSEDGLLSRVPPNLLRLDFVAFYAIVVTAWYYYIDRSSKFVSIAEHVVSSFAGLFESGGGATATRLSTDYGGLSIRYSKYVYLIVASLSGFGLALAFVRRYVPALRTEFSDEYLATTALLFVLFGGTFIMSGQWGGGRPMMIVLSFSAVFTAVAANECGRAIAAGCEAGARRISGRLAAAVDRAPTLLGGKVALATVLAVFFLLNSGFMAAVAYGGEAPSNVPQSDTDDVYTTYDIETHVWLADHRDVNYPISGDRNARAQTTDWMNGEIAARSERSPYRFRKSSQFTSVNDSELGRGYLLLMGHNVEEDRAVVNYVVSRPMSAYDLETDRRHRVYSNGAGRVYFVGNDTRTFTGGEAT from the coding sequence GTGGAACACCTCGCCATCGCGGTCACGGTGCTGTTCGGTGCGATCGCTCTGCTCGACGAGACGCTGGTGGAACTCCCCCTCGTTCGGCCCGTGGTCGGCTTCGTGTTCCTGACCTTCGCGACCGGCGGTGTGGTCCTCACGGCGCTCGGGTTCGAGCCCTCGGTGCGCGCCCGATCCCTGATCTACACCGTGGGCGTGGGCCTGATGAGCGTGATGCTGATCGGGCTCGTCCTGAACGCCGGGTTTCTGCAACTCGGGCTGGCGGACCCGCTCTCCCCGCTCCCCCTCGTGGTGGCGCTGTCCCTGTCGACGATCGGGATCGCCGTCGCGACCCTCTGGTACCGCTCCGGTCCGACGGTCGACGACCTCGCGCCCGACCCCGCGCGGGTGTGTGGGCTGCTCCGCGAGGACGGCCTGCAGGTGGGACTCGTCCTGTTGCTGCCGGTCGCGGGGGTCCTCTCGGTCGTGTACCTGAACGGGACGAACGAGGCCGCGCCGCTCCTGGTGGTCCTGGCCGCGGTCGCGAGCGTTCCCCTGTTCGCGGTGATGGGGTTCGTCGACGAACGGTATCTGGCGTTCGCAGCGTGGGGAACGGGGCTGACGATCCTCTATCACAAGACCGTCTGGGTGGGGAGCGTGTACGGCGGACACGCGTCGACGGTCGGGGTGTACGAGCAACACGTCTGGACCATGAGCGGGGAGACGCTCCTGCCGAATGCGGTGCTCATGCCCGCGTACGCACACGTGCTCGATGTTGGCATCATCACCCAGACACAGATCGTCATGCCGGCGATGGTCGCGTTCATTCCGCCCGCCCTCTACGTGACGTTCCGCGACTACACGTCGCCCTCGCTCGGCTACCTCGGCGCGGCGATATTCATGTTTGCCCACCCGTTTTACTACCAGTATCCCTCGACGCCGCGGGCGTCGATCCCGGTCCTGTTTCTGGTGTTGATCGGGACGGTGATGAGCGATACCGGGACGGCGCCCATCGTGCGACGTAGCCTGGCCCTGCTGTTCGCGGCCGGGCTGGCCGTGTCCCACTACGGGACGTCCTACTACGCGCTGTTCGCCCTCGGGGGGGCGCTGCTGGTGCTCGTGCAGTTCAGGCTGTTCGACCGCGTCGCCGAGTCGATAGCGGCGAAGCGGGCCGTGGCCGACGGGAGCGGGTCCGAGGACGGACTGTTGAGCAGGGTGCCTCCGAACCTGCTCAGACTCGACTTCGTCGCGTTTTACGCCATCGTGGTCACGGCGTGGTACTACTACATCGATCGGAGTTCGAAGTTCGTCTCGATCGCCGAACACGTCGTCAGCTCGTTCGCGGGCCTGTTCGAGTCGGGAGGCGGGGCGACGGCGACTCGCCTGAGCACGGACTACGGCGGCCTGTCGATCCGCTATTCGAAGTACGTCTACCTGATCGTCGCGTCGTTGAGCGGCTTTGGACTCGCACTGGCCTTCGTCCGCCGGTACGTCCCGGCGTTGCGGACCGAGTTCTCCGACGAGTATCTCGCGACCACGGCACTCCTGTTCGTGCTGTTCGGCGGGACGTTCATCATGTCCGGACAGTGGGGCGGCGGGCGGCCGATGATGATCGTCCTCAGTTTCAGTGCGGTCTTCACCGCGGTGGCGGCCAACGAGTGCGGTCGAGCGATAGCTGCGGGGTGTGAAGCGGGCGCCCGTCGGATCTCGGGACGCCTCGCTGCGGCCGTCGACCGCGCACCCACCCTCCTCGGCGGGAAGGTCGCCCTCGCGACCGTCCTCGCGGTGTTCTTCCTGCTGAACTCGGGGTTCATGGCCGCGGTCGCGTACGGCGGCGAAGCGCCGAGCAACGTGCCACAGTCCGACACCGACGACGTGTACACGACCTACGACATCGAGACGCACGTCTGGCTGGCCGATCACCGCGACGTCAACTATCCGATATCCGGTGATCGCAACGCGCGGGCGCAGACGACGGACTGGATGAACGGCGAAATCGCGGCCCGAAGCGAGCGGTCGCCGTATCGGTTCAGGAAATCCAGCCAGTTCACGTCGGTGAACGACTCGGAACTGGGGCGTGGCTACCTCCTCCTTATGGGACACAACGTCGAGGAGGACCGAGCGGTGGTGAACTACGTCGTCTCGCGACCGATGAGCGCGTACGATCTGGAGACCGACAGGCGACACAGGGTGTACTCGAACGGCGCCGGCCGCGTGTACTTCGTCGGAAACGACACGCGGACGTTCACGGGCGGGGAGGCGACCTGA
- a CDS encoding sulfatase-like hydrolase/transferase: MSADTTDNPVACMNPNIVLITIDSLRADRCGHLNPGVELTPTIDRMATDGICFRDAIAPGPKTPESMPAIFTGQYPTGHRTDSELDSWQADIESHMLKRETIPESLSDRGYETIAFTPNGFTSRYFGFGEGFDFFNDFLDEDIRPGFDIPNHLRGLIKLVRGEGNWKRWEGYYDDVVARVRDASQPYFLWVFLLDVHSPYLVPRAYRRKNSWLGMMYANWRAHNVNDPDAAHGRLVSAYEDTVRYVDAFVDRLTTDLADTDPAYLIHSDHGEALSEHGVYGHERHLYEENLHVPYVIGGVPASATVDRPVSLRSIPDAIRTIADGDAASLSRRYEAGRVPVVAHSTEGGRTAVRTARYKYIATPDGDELYDLETDPNERENLAAELTGLRDALHEYVRSFRNDWGERVTLRSTAPTLDAGAL, from the coding sequence ATGTCAGCGGATACTACCGACAATCCGGTTGCCTGTATGAACCCGAATATCGTTCTGATAACCATCGACAGTCTTCGAGCCGATCGGTGTGGTCACCTGAATCCGGGCGTCGAACTCACGCCCACCATCGATCGGATGGCTACGGACGGTATTTGTTTTCGGGACGCTATCGCTCCGGGACCGAAGACGCCCGAGTCGATGCCTGCCATCTTCACCGGACAGTATCCGACCGGCCATCGGACGGACTCGGAACTCGACTCCTGGCAGGCGGATATCGAGTCACATATGCTGAAACGGGAGACGATTCCCGAATCTCTCTCGGATCGCGGGTACGAGACGATAGCGTTCACGCCGAACGGGTTCACCTCGCGATACTTCGGCTTCGGCGAAGGGTTCGACTTCTTCAACGACTTTCTCGACGAGGATATCCGGCCCGGGTTCGATATCCCGAACCACCTCAGGGGACTCATCAAACTCGTCCGGGGGGAGGGCAACTGGAAACGGTGGGAGGGGTACTACGACGACGTCGTGGCCCGCGTTCGCGACGCGTCACAACCGTACTTTCTGTGGGTGTTCCTGCTCGACGTTCACTCCCCGTACCTGGTCCCGCGTGCGTATCGACGGAAGAACTCGTGGCTGGGGATGATGTATGCGAACTGGCGCGCGCACAACGTCAACGATCCGGACGCGGCTCACGGACGGCTCGTGAGCGCGTACGAGGATACGGTGCGGTACGTCGACGCGTTCGTCGACCGTCTCACCACCGACCTCGCCGACACCGATCCGGCGTATCTCATCCACTCCGACCACGGGGAAGCGCTGAGCGAGCACGGCGTCTACGGACACGAGCGGCATCTGTACGAGGAGAACCTCCATGTCCCGTACGTGATCGGCGGTGTGCCGGCCAGCGCGACCGTCGACCGGCCCGTCTCGCTCCGGTCGATTCCGGACGCGATTCGGACGATCGCGGACGGTGACGCGGCGTCGCTGTCCCGGCGGTACGAGGCCGGGCGCGTGCCGGTCGTGGCACACTCCACGGAAGGTGGCCGCACCGCCGTCCGGACGGCGCGGTACAAGTACATCGCGACCCCGGACGGCGACGAACTGTACGACCTCGAAACCGATCCGAACGAGCGGGAGAACCTCGCTGCCGAGTTGACCGGGCTGCGGGACGCGCTCCACGAATACGTCCGGTCGTTCCGAAACGACTGGGGCGAGCGTGTCACGCTCCGGTCGACGGCGCCGACGCTCGACGCAGGGGCTCTCTGA
- a CDS encoding sulfatase codes for MRNTVLVTVDSLRADHVAPYADVETTPELEGLADDGVVYERSIAPGPSTPQSMPAIWTGSYPTSAVGGDVRDVIERHVDTRTTLAERFSQSGYATAAFTPNPFTSRHYGFDEGFDTFEDFLDPGGRIDRLRSRVVTRWMEQGSTFGIRFALNMLGVGDLTMSWESYYDRIVEWVDQAPEPWFLWVFLLEPHWPYRPPRRHRDSSILEMYRANLRRAPATDSTPSAEDRERLLRLYEGTIRHVDEFIGRIRREFDEPIVAVHGDHGEGFGEHGEWGHGSVGFDGPLFEENVRVPLVIGNVDQETIERPLSLRSLGDILISAAGGDPDWSEFSRRWVVTKSATVGLRGSEWKFLKSADESRAYALQSDPGERTPLSDGHPLVELGERLAAAFQESQSERERLERAAESVSEHSGRL; via the coding sequence ATGAGAAATACAGTTCTCGTCACCGTGGACAGTTTGCGCGCGGACCACGTCGCGCCATACGCGGACGTTGAGACCACGCCGGAACTGGAGGGGTTGGCAGACGACGGGGTCGTGTACGAACGGTCGATCGCACCCGGTCCGAGCACCCCCCAGTCGATGCCCGCGATATGGACCGGGAGCTACCCGACATCGGCCGTCGGCGGAGATGTCCGGGACGTCATCGAGCGCCACGTAGACACTCGAACGACCCTCGCCGAGCGGTTCTCGCAGTCGGGATATGCGACGGCCGCGTTCACGCCGAACCCGTTCACCTCGCGTCACTACGGGTTCGACGAGGGATTTGACACGTTCGAGGATTTCTTGGACCCGGGAGGCCGGATCGATCGGCTTCGCTCGCGGGTCGTCACCCGATGGATGGAGCAGGGGTCGACGTTCGGGATCAGATTCGCCCTGAATATGCTCGGTGTGGGGGATCTGACGATGAGTTGGGAATCGTATTACGATCGGATCGTGGAGTGGGTCGACCAAGCTCCGGAACCGTGGTTTCTGTGGGTCTTCTTGCTCGAACCGCACTGGCCGTACCGACCGCCACGTCGCCATCGCGACAGCTCGATCCTGGAGATGTATCGCGCGAACTTGCGGCGCGCGCCCGCGACGGACTCCACGCCGTCGGCCGAGGATCGCGAGCGTCTCCTCCGGCTGTACGAGGGGACCATCCGCCACGTGGACGAATTCATCGGACGGATACGGCGCGAGTTCGACGAACCGATCGTCGCAGTCCACGGCGACCACGGTGAGGGGTTCGGCGAACACGGTGAGTGGGGACACGGAAGCGTCGGATTCGACGGGCCGCTCTTCGAGGAAAACGTTCGCGTGCCCCTCGTGATCGGCAACGTCGATCAAGAAACTATCGAGCGCCCCCTCTCGCTGCGATCGCTCGGGGACATTCTGATATCGGCGGCGGGTGGGGACCCCGACTGGAGCGAATTTTCGCGACGATGGGTGGTGACGAAATCCGCGACGGTCGGATTGCGGGGGAGTGAGTGGAAGTTTTTGAAGTCCGCCGACGAATCGAGGGCGTATGCTCTGCAATCGGACCCCGGTGAGCGAACCCCACTGTCGGACGGCCATCCCCTGGTGGAACTCGGAGAGCGCCTGGCAGCGGCGTTCCAGGAGTCACAGAGCGAGAGGGAGCGCCTCGAGAGAGCGGCGGAGTCCGTGAGCGAGCACTCCGGGCGCCTATGA
- a CDS encoding class I SAM-dependent methyltransferase: MNRCVSSKRMVDRLATALRVYRSTGLIGVWFGLNHYLLNSDPRNCFLREHIKTVQRMNDLTVAEIGVWKGDHARTLQNQLDIDHLYLIDSYEDYNGYADLNEPRSSHRLKHAKREARARLAEYDNITWIERRSENASDHLSESLDYVYVDGNHAYEYVLNDIQTYYSLLRPGGVLAGHDFSGEWPGVVEAVVEFSKTEGIPFRLEDPGTDWFFIKPNE; the protein is encoded by the coding sequence GTGAATCGGTGCGTGAGTAGCAAACGAATGGTCGATAGATTGGCTACTGCTCTCCGAGTTTATCGATCGACTGGACTGATCGGCGTCTGGTTCGGGCTGAACCACTATCTGCTGAACTCCGATCCCCGGAATTGCTTTCTCAGGGAGCATATCAAAACGGTTCAGCGAATGAACGACCTCACAGTGGCCGAAATCGGGGTGTGGAAGGGAGACCACGCCCGGACGCTACAGAACCAGTTGGATATCGACCACTTGTATCTAATCGACTCCTACGAGGACTACAACGGATACGCGGACTTGAATGAGCCTCGATCGAGTCACCGATTAAAGCATGCAAAACGAGAAGCACGGGCCCGGTTGGCGGAATACGATAACATCACGTGGATCGAACGGCGATCCGAGAACGCCTCGGATCACCTCTCCGAATCGTTGGATTACGTCTACGTCGACGGGAACCACGCGTACGAGTACGTACTGAACGATATCCAAACGTACTATTCACTTTTGAGACCCGGTGGTGTTCTGGCAGGACACGACTTTTCCGGAGAGTGGCCAGGTGTCGTCGAAGCCGTCGTCGAGTTCTCGAAAACGGAAGGCATCCCGTTTCGCCTGGAAGACCCCGGTACGGATTGGTTTTTCATCAAACCGAACGAGTAG
- a CDS encoding glycosyltransferase encodes MSDGVGTIPGGGEGNRPVAGATADDVGPTGVSVVVPTFNEAENVCRVVSRCFAALGDRPAEVIVVDDDSPDRTAERARERFGDDDRVQVVCRTGKRGLSRSVVEGFRRASHDCVAVIDADLQHPPETLPALLAEIDDGAALAISSRYADGGRIENWSLWHRIVSRGATALARLVLPSARTVSDPLSGFFAVRREVVDHEAIDGDGYKILLEILAKGDYAPGSVVEVPYVFSERDRGESNRTLGEYGDFVRRLDRLRRHDPAVEGGLGDGASERSTSPDGGRAGRPALVSAYPPATDGLAHYADGLAAGYAETAGAVTVVGSRTDGDDDVTDARIDLRRDWRKGRLSGLYGILHGLWESAHQYEFVHFNVKPTYFGSGNVHRFLSLFVPLLARIVCRKPTVVTMHDLVEDVDPDAVDERLGPLQRVGATLATAAVLLAGPVTVTSERYRRLLAAKYPFGEVHHVPHGVRGSGEPSPVQVAPFRLLLFGFLSPYKDYETVFAAVDDLRAEREDAELWIVGEAHPDHPEHAERIRDEAVDRPGVRFFGHVEEEMLPTIFERASVLVVPYRTAPGVSGPYQRAKAHGLPAVVYDEEDIRAATIETGGTASLVPPGDPAAMRAAFDRLAEDPDRLAAMAETNAAAADTTMVEVAREVTRIATEGADE; translated from the coding sequence ATGTCAGATGGTGTCGGAACGATTCCAGGTGGGGGGGAGGGGAACCGTCCGGTCGCCGGGGCGACGGCGGACGACGTCGGACCGACCGGTGTCTCGGTCGTCGTCCCCACGTTCAACGAGGCCGAAAACGTCTGCCGGGTCGTCTCGCGCTGTTTCGCCGCGCTCGGGGACCGGCCGGCCGAGGTGATCGTCGTCGACGACGACTCGCCCGACCGGACCGCCGAGCGCGCACGCGAGCGGTTCGGCGACGACGATCGGGTCCAGGTGGTGTGCCGGACGGGCAAGCGGGGGCTGTCGCGGTCGGTCGTCGAAGGGTTTCGGCGGGCCAGCCACGACTGCGTGGCCGTGATCGACGCCGACCTGCAACACCCACCGGAGACGCTCCCGGCGCTCCTGGCCGAGATCGACGACGGCGCCGCGCTCGCGATCAGCAGCCGGTACGCCGACGGCGGGAGAATCGAGAACTGGTCGCTGTGGCACCGGATCGTGAGTCGGGGCGCCACGGCGCTCGCCAGACTGGTGTTGCCGTCGGCCCGGACGGTGAGCGATCCGCTGTCGGGGTTTTTCGCCGTCCGACGCGAGGTCGTCGACCACGAGGCGATCGACGGGGACGGGTACAAGATCCTGCTGGAGATCCTCGCCAAGGGCGACTACGCGCCCGGGTCGGTCGTCGAAGTGCCGTACGTGTTCTCCGAGCGTGACCGTGGCGAGAGCAACCGGACGCTCGGCGAGTACGGCGACTTCGTCAGGCGCCTCGACCGACTCCGGCGCCACGATCCCGCCGTCGAGGGCGGCCTCGGCGACGGGGCGAGCGAGCGGTCGACCAGCCCCGACGGCGGCCGCGCCGGTCGGCCCGCGCTGGTGTCGGCGTATCCCCCCGCCACCGACGGACTGGCACACTACGCCGACGGCCTCGCCGCCGGCTACGCCGAGACGGCGGGCGCGGTCACCGTCGTCGGATCGAGAACGGACGGCGACGACGACGTGACCGACGCCCGGATCGACCTGCGGCGGGACTGGCGGAAGGGGCGACTCAGCGGCCTGTACGGCATCCTGCACGGTCTCTGGGAGTCGGCCCACCAGTACGAGTTCGTCCACTTCAACGTCAAGCCGACGTACTTCGGGTCGGGGAACGTCCACCGGTTCCTCTCGCTGTTCGTCCCGCTTCTCGCGCGCATCGTCTGTCGCAAGCCGACGGTCGTGACGATGCACGACCTCGTCGAGGACGTCGATCCGGACGCGGTCGACGAGCGACTCGGACCCCTCCAGCGGGTCGGCGCGACGCTCGCGACGGCGGCGGTGTTGCTCGCCGGCCCGGTGACGGTGACCTCCGAGCGATACCGTCGCCTGCTCGCGGCGAAGTACCCCTTCGGCGAGGTCCACCACGTCCCACACGGGGTCCGGGGGAGCGGCGAGCCGAGCCCGGTCCAGGTCGCCCCGTTCAGGCTGCTCCTCTTCGGCTTTCTCTCGCCGTACAAGGACTACGAGACCGTCTTCGCGGCCGTCGACGACCTCCGGGCCGAACGGGAGGACGCCGAACTCTGGATCGTCGGCGAGGCCCACCCCGACCACCCCGAGCACGCGGAGCGAATCCGCGACGAGGCCGTCGACCGACCGGGCGTCCGCTTCTTCGGCCACGTCGAGGAGGAGATGCTGCCGACGATCTTCGAGCGCGCGAGCGTACTCGTCGTCCCGTACCGGACGGCACCGGGGGTGAGCGGCCCCTACCAGCGGGCGAAGGCCCACGGCCTCCCGGCGGTCGTGTACGACGAGGAGGACATCCGGGCGGCGACGATCGAAACGGGCGGAACGGCGTCGCTCGTCCCCCCCGGCGATCCGGCGGCGATGCGCGCGGCGTTCGACCGCCTCGCCGAGGATCCGGACCGACTCGCGGCGATGGCCGAGACGAACGCCGCCGCGGCCGACACCACGATGGTCGAGGTCGCCCGCGAAGTGACGCGCATCGCCACGGAGGGGGCCGATGAGTGA
- a CDS encoding carbamoyltransferase family protein, translated as MNVLGIKPSLSNGTPLKGGGRHDAGACLVRDGEIVAAAEEERFTRNKHALDEFPHFSIEYVLDAADLSLADIDVIGIGRDRSNRTKLLRDAPAEHLVPTSPTDLFSLFREVSTQVAVRRGVHVDLVDREIHRGHPATSPPTGAFTGTYETVSHHRCHAASAAYCADADRPVVVTVDARGEHDSTVLWDRDLRRVKTFSAANSIGVFYAAGVNYLGYPRGWDAGKVMGLASHGEYRERFDAGFDSLVEVGGGEYDVTAITDASDPVGVLEDTFGPRRPPTDEFSQRHRDFAHHLQSTTERIVTHLVDSHLADVGHDRLALAGGVALNCKLNREIRRLDRVASLFVQPAANDSGLCLGAALEAVSRASGARPDPTFDTVYYGPGYDTAAIESALTTANVDYESVADPAVRAAALLAEGNVIGWFQGRMEFGPRALGNRSILANPTAQAYADEVNRGVKHRESWRPFAPSILDDHRSEYLSDGAAYPYMIVLDSVPEAKREEVPAVTHVDGTTRPQTVSKADNPRYYDLIEAFHRHTGVPVVLNTSFNVSGQPIVESPEQALSTFYSTGLDALVIGEYLLTK; from the coding sequence ATGAACGTTCTCGGAATCAAACCCTCCCTCTCGAACGGCACGCCGTTGAAAGGGGGTGGACGACACGACGCCGGCGCCTGTCTCGTCCGAGACGGCGAGATCGTCGCGGCGGCCGAAGAGGAGCGATTCACGCGGAACAAACACGCCCTGGACGAGTTTCCCCACTTCAGCATCGAATATGTCCTCGACGCGGCCGATCTCTCGCTGGCCGACATCGACGTGATCGGGATCGGCCGCGACCGATCCAACCGGACGAAACTGCTTCGTGACGCACCGGCGGAACATCTCGTCCCGACCTCACCGACCGATCTGTTCTCGCTGTTCAGGGAGGTGAGCACGCAGGTCGCGGTTCGTCGCGGCGTGCACGTCGATCTGGTCGACCGCGAGATCCACCGCGGCCATCCCGCGACGTCGCCACCGACGGGCGCGTTCACGGGCACCTACGAGACCGTCTCACACCACCGTTGTCACGCCGCGTCGGCGGCGTACTGTGCGGACGCCGACCGTCCGGTCGTCGTGACGGTCGACGCCCGCGGCGAACACGACAGCACCGTCCTGTGGGATCGGGATCTCCGACGGGTGAAGACCTTTTCCGCGGCCAACTCGATCGGGGTGTTCTACGCCGCCGGCGTCAACTATCTGGGCTACCCCCGGGGATGGGACGCGGGCAAGGTGATGGGGCTGGCGTCCCACGGCGAGTACCGCGAGCGGTTCGACGCCGGATTCGACTCGCTCGTCGAGGTCGGCGGCGGCGAGTACGACGTGACGGCGATCACGGACGCGTCGGACCCCGTCGGCGTCCTCGAAGACACCTTCGGCCCGCGCCGGCCGCCGACGGACGAGTTCAGCCAGCGCCACCGGGACTTCGCACACCACCTCCAGTCGACGACCGAACGGATCGTCACTCACCTCGTCGACTCCCATCTGGCCGACGTCGGCCACGACCGGCTAGCTCTCGCGGGCGGCGTCGCGCTGAACTGCAAACTGAATCGGGAGATCCGCCGTCTCGATCGCGTGGCGTCGCTGTTCGTCCAGCCCGCCGCGAACGATTCGGGCCTCTGTCTGGGCGCCGCGTTAGAGGCCGTCTCACGGGCGTCCGGGGCGCGACCGGACCCAACGTTCGACACCGTCTACTACGGCCCGGGGTACGACACTGCCGCCATCGAGTCGGCGCTGACGACGGCGAACGTCGACTACGAGTCGGTCGCCGACCCGGCGGTCCGCGCGGCCGCGTTGCTGGCGGAGGGGAACGTGATCGGATGGTTCCAGGGGCGGATGGAGTTCGGGCCGCGGGCGCTCGGCAACCGGAGCATCCTGGCGAACCCCACGGCGCAGGCGTACGCTGACGAGGTCAATCGTGGGGTCAAACACCGGGAGTCGTGGCGGCCGTTCGCACCGAGCATCCTCGACGATCACCGTTCGGAGTATCTGAGCGACGGGGCGGCGTATCCGTACATGATCGTCCTCGATTCGGTGCCGGAGGCCAAGCGCGAGGAGGTCCCCGCCGTCACACACGTCGACGGCACGACGCGACCGCAGACGGTCTCGAAGGCGGACAACCCCCGGTACTACGACCTCATCGAGGCGTTCCACCGCCACACTGGCGTCCCGGTCGTCCTGAACACGTCGTTCAACGTCTCCGGCCAGCCGATCGTCGAATCGCCCGAACAGGCGCTCAGCACCTTCTACTCGACCGGCCTCGACGCCCTGGTGATCGGGGAGTACCTGCTCACGAAGTGA